A stretch of DNA from Chloroflexota bacterium:
TGGAAAGTCGTAACCCGGATGTGACGAGGCGTCAGCGGGCGGTGACCTGGACCGTCGTGAGGGGGAGCGTGGCGGCTGGCTGGTCGGCGCGGCGGATCGGCTGGCCGGCCTCCGTCGAGAGCACGACGTCGAGCGTGTACTGGCCAGGGGGTGTTCGGCTCGGGACGGCCAGCTGCTCGCGCCGAATGACGACCCAGTCGCCCTCTTCGACCGCCGGCAGCGGTCGGGTGGGGCTCTCAGAGGGGAAGATGCGTCCGTTGGCGTCCACCAGCCGGAGCGTCGGGACCGGCCCGGGGATGGTCGATTGGCTGGTCAGCCACCAGAACAGGGTGACGGGCAGATCGGAGCCGGCGCGGACGGTCTTCTCTGCTCGGTAGCCGAAGAACTGGACTGGCCCGTCAAAGCGCGCCAGCAGCCGCGACGGCGCGAGCGAGGCCCAGCCCTGCGGTCCACGGTCGGGCACGAGGGTGATGCGCGCCCGTGCGACGCCCTCGCGGTTGTTGCGACTCGGGGCCAGGACGGTCGCCTTGCGCTCGCCGAAGCGCTCCATCGACTCGATGGGGTCCAGGTCGGGCAGCTCGACGACGACGGTTGGACGGAGCATCCGGAAGAGCAGGGTGTCGGCGGGCAGGAAGCGCGGCTCGACGTGGGGCCGCAGCAGGTAGTCGAGGACGGCCGGCGCCTCGGCCGTCAGCGGATCGGTCTCGCCGGCCAGCACCCAGACCTGGGGCGCGCCCGCCGCTCCGGCCGCCGCGATGGCGCGGTCCGCCAGGGCCTGCCAGTAGCGGATCGGCGGCTCGACCCCGTAGCGCTCGCCGGTCCCCAGCAGCTCGGAGGCCTCGCGGGGCACGTCCACGGCGGCCACGCGCAGGGCCGGCGGGGCCGTTGGCGGCTCGTCGATCTCGTAGGCCTCCATCAGCCGGTAGACCAGCCCGGTGGCCGTCAGCTGATAGGCCAGGAGGCTGGCCAGGAGCAGGCCACCGAGGCCTGCCAGCGGCCGGCGTGGACCCTGGAGCAGCCACCCGAGCGGCAGCGCCATCACCATGAAGACGGCCGGCGAGAGGGCCACGAGGTAGTGGAGGTAGACTGAGGACGACTGCCCGATCAGCGTGAGACTCGGGAGGACGAGCCAGATCGCCGGCAGCAGCCTCGCCTCCCAGCCGGGCGTGCGCCGGGCGGCAGCCGTGATGGCCATCCCCAGGCCAGCCGCCAGCAGCGCGCCGACCAGCAGCAGCACGACGCGGCCAGCCTGCCCGAACGGGTTGAGCCAGGGGGCGATATCGCTGACGGCCGGCAGCAGCCCGAAGCCGGACGCGCTCCAGAGCACCAACTCGATGGCCCCGTTGCGGGGCGCCAGCCCGACGCCTCGGTTGCCGTCCTCCAGCCGGGCCGAGACCTCTGCCCAGTGCAGGCCCACCCACGAGAGGTACGGCACGGTGAGCAGGGTGCCGAGCAGGATGCCGGCGGCCGGCCAGCGAACGCCCCAGCGCCACGGCCAGAGCAGCAGCGTGAGCAACGCGGCCGGGCCGTAGATCAGCGAGAGAATGCGGATCTGCACCTGCACGGCCAGCGCCACGAAGAAGGCCACCGCCCAGCGCGCCCGCCGCTGCACCACCACTTCGTAGGCGGCCCAGAGCGCCACGATGGTGAACAGCGGCACGATCTCGGCCCAGCTGCGGCGGCTGTAGTAGACGGCCCATGGGTTCGCGGCGAACAGCAGGCCAGCCGCCAGCGCCACGCCCGGCCCCAGGAAGCGGCGGGTCAGCAGGTAGGTGAGCGCAACGGCCAGGACGTTGAGCAGCCCGACCAGCACCACCCCCGCCGACGCCGAGGACGCGGCCAACGCGGCCGGCAGCAGCAGGTAGACCGAGCCGGGCGGATCGGGCACGCCCCAGGACGTCATCGGGCCGGTCAGGGCTGGGCCGTGCCACAGGACATCTCGCGCACGCGAGAGCACGTCCACGTCGTCGTAGCGGAGCGGCGCGAGATCGACGCGCCAGAGCCGCAAGACGGCGGCGAGCGTGACGACCAGCGCGAGCGGCCCGATCCGCCAGAATGCTGCCCGGCTTACCGTCCGACTCCGCCAGCCCGGACACGTGCGCCGGGATAGTTGCCGGGCAGGCCACGGACGGCCAGCCCGAGCGTGAAGACGAGGGTCACGGCGACCGTCATCAAGTTGAGGGCGACGTTCAACACCTGCGCCGCGACGATCCAGTACGGCAACGGCTGGCCGGGATCGGGGCCGGCCGCCCAGTTGCCGACGAGCAGCGGATCGTGCAGCGCGAGATTGAGCAGCAGGCTGGCCGAGACCATCACGAAGATGGCGCCGTAGCGCCGGTCGAGCGCCCAGGCGACGGCCAGGAAAGGCAGGGCCATGAAGAGATGGTTCTCATGGGCGCGGACGGTCACGACGAACCAGCCGACCGTCAGCAGGCCGATGAACGAAAAGAGCCGGTCTCGGGGGCGCAGGCGCGGCAGCTTGACGATCACCAGCGCCACCAGCGCCAGCACCAGCGTCAGCCCGACCATCCGGTAGGTGATCGGGCCGAGCAGCGGCTCCCAGTCGTTGATGAAGCGCCACTCGACGAGCGTGGGGATCCACCAGAGGTTGTGAGCCTGGGCGGTCAACGCCTGAGCATTGACCGACTTGGTCTCCAGGGCCTCAAAGAAGCGCGCGGCGTGGTGCAGGCGGTTCGTGACGATCCAGGGCAGCAGCACGATCGCCGAGGCAACCACGCCGCCGAGCGTGCCGAGGATCGCGCCACGCCGGCCATGCCAGAAGATCAGGCCCAGGCCGACGATGGGGAGGAGCACCCAGGCCTGGGGCTTGGTCAGCGCGGCGAGGGCGATGAGCGCGCCGGCCGCCAGCGGCTGCCCGTAGACCAGCGCGCCGATGGAGAGCAGGGTGAAGGCCGAGTGGACAGGGTCCGTCTGTCCCAAATGCGCGACATCGTACGCAACCGCGGGGTTCACAGCGTACGCGGCGGCAACCCCGAAAGCGACGCCCGGACCGAAGCGCCGGACGAGCAGGTAAATGGCTGCCGCGACGACCGGATGGAAGAGGATTCCGGGCAGCTTGATCAAAAAGGTGTAGAGTTGACTCGACACCATCGGCTTTTCAGCGAAGGACGGGTCAGCAAAACGCTGATAGAACTCACCGGCGACACCAAAGCAATACAAAAGCACCGGTGGATAGTCGGTTGAGATTCGGTACGCGTTATGAATGCCCTCGCGGGCGACCTGGCGGCCCCAGACTTTGTTGGTCCCGATGTCGGAGACGTAGCCGGGGCTGACCGCTGCGACGAGCAGGTAGGTCAGAACGACCCCTACCAGGAGTACGGCGAGGAGTTGTCCCCAGGAAAGAGGCGCACGAGCGAGCATGGCCTGCGGCCCTCCTCGCGGGGTGCGAGCGGGCTTGAGAGGAACGGCGCGTCCGAGGCCGTGAGCCGGCATACTGCGGGCGGATTGTAGCAGCCCGCGGGAGGGCGAATCATATACGTGCGTGCAAGAGAACCGGTAACCGTGACGCATCAGGGTATTGCCGAGGGATACCTGCTGTGGCATGATACTCTCGAAAGTAGCGTTAGTGCGCTTAACAGAATTGAATGAGCGCGATACCGCCCCGGCAGTCACTCGTTATAGGGTGCGACGCGCGAAGGGCGAGCCGGCGCAGGAACGCAACATAAGCGAAACAGGGCTCATTGGGGGAGTTCGTGGGGTGTACGGCGGAGACCGGGGCTGACAGCATGCGGAACCTGAGGGTGGGCAGGGCTGCGAGCGACGTTGAAATCAACGAGAGCCCGGTTGGACTTGACAGGGCAGGAGCGTAGTGCTGTGACCGCGACGAAGAATCCGCAGAAGATCAGTCGGCGCCGGTTTGCTGGCTCGGCCACAGCTGCCGTTGGTGTGGTGGCGGCGACGAGCTATGTCAAGCCAGAGATGAAGGCGTTGGGCATCCCCACTGCTTTTGCCCAGGTTTCCCCAGTGCCGACCAAAGATATCACCGTGACGCTGCAGACGCCGACGAAGACGGCAGGCACGGTGACGCCCACGGCCACCGGCACGCAGTCCACCGTCACCCCGACGAGCACGCGTGGCACGGTGACCCCGACCGCGACGCAGTCTACCGCCACCCCGACCGCGACGCAGTCCACCGCCACCCCGACCGCGACGCAGTCTACCGCCACGCCGACCGCGACGAACGGCACGGCGACGCCAACCGCGACGCAGTCCACCGCCACGCCGACATCGACTGGCACGCCCGGCACGGCCACGCCGACGGCGACCGAGGCGACGGCGACGCCGACGGCAACGGGTACCCAGTCCACGCCGACGGCCACCGCTACGCAGTCCACCGTGACCCCGACGGGGACGGCCACGCCGACGGCGACCGGGGCCACGGCGACCCCGACGCCCACCGCGTCGTTGACGGTCACGCCGGACGAGACGCCGGGCACCCCGACCCCCACGGCGACGCCGACAGGCACCCAGGCGACGGCTACCCCGACCTCGACGGCTACGCCAACGGCGACCGAAGCTACGGCCACGCCGACGGCAACGGGCACCCAGTCCACGCCGACGGCCACCGCGACGCAGTCCACCGTGACGCCGACCGCGACCCAGTCCACCGTGACGCCCACGTCAACGGGCACGCCCGGGACAGCCACGCCCACGCCGACTTCGACCGCAACATCCACGGCCACCTCGACGGGCACGCCCACGCCGACTTCGACCGCAACCGCAACATCCACGGCCACCTCGACGGGCACGCCCTCGACGTCAACGCCCACGCCGACCGGCACGCTGCCCACGGCGACTCCGACCGAGACGCCAACTGCAACGCCGACGGCGTCGCTGACGCTCACGCCAGACGAGACGCCCGGCACGCCGACGCCGACGACCACGCCTGGCACGCCAACGGCGACCGCAACGCCCGTGACATCGACGCCATCGCCCACGTCAACGCCGAACAATAACAACAACGATAATGACGACGACGACGATGATGATGATGATGATGACGACGATAGTGACAATGACAATGGCGATGATGATGATGATGATGACGACGACACCACGACGCGTCGTTCGTCGAGCGATGACCCGGGCAGCCGTTTCAGCACCATTCCGGCCAGCAACTATCCTGGCGTCCTGAGCGCCAACCCGGCCGCGCCCTCGAACCCGGGCGTGCTGTCGGCGGCTCCTCGGCCAGCGCCGGGCGTTGCAGCGGCGAATCCGGTCCCGCCGGTGGCGGCTGCCGCGCCGCGGCCCGTGCAGACGCCGTCCGTCCTCCCCGTCGCGGGGCAGGCCGGCATGGATCTGCCACGGCTGGCGGCGCTGGCGGGCCTCGGGCTGGTGGCGTCGGGGCTGGGGCTGCGCCTGCGTGACCGTCTCTTCGGTGGGCGGCAGGATCCGCCACCGCCGACCCCGCCCGCTGGCGACGGCGGCGGCCAGTACGAGACGGACGTGGCCGATACCTACGTCGACGACCAGATGTAAGCACGACGCTCGCCGTACATCAGGCGTCCAGCGGCCCCGATTGGCATCGTGCCAGTCGGGGCTGCCAGGGTAGTCGCATGTTCGTTGGTGTTCCCAAACCGTCGTGAGACGCGCACTCGGGGGTTGAAAGCCCCGACGACGCTGCACGACCCGCCCAACGTGCAATCGCCCTGTCGGGGCCGCTGCCGTCTCGTCACTCCGAGTCGTCTGTGGGGTATCCTTCGTGGCCGTGGTCGGTGGCGGTCCGCAGCCGGGCCGACGTTGGCCGGCCGATCTGGGACTGGATACCTATGCCGGACGTCGTGACCTTCGGCGAGACGATGGCGCTCTTCACCCCGCGCGAGACCGGACCGTTGCGGTACGTCCCGGAGTTTCGCCTCAAGATGGGCGGCACCGAGAGCAACCTTGCCATCGCCCTGGCGCGCCTCGGCATCAGCGTTGGCTGGTTCAGCCGCCTGGGCGACGATGAGCTGGGACGCTTCATCGTCCACAACGTGCGCGGTGAGGGCGTGGACGCGAGCCGGGTGATCGTGGACCCTGACGCGCCGACGGCGCTCTATCTGAAGGAGATCAGCGCCGTCGGCGACACGACGGTCTACTACTACCGGCGCGGCTCGGCGGCCTCGCGGATGCAGCCGTCCGACCTGGACACCGCCTACATCACCGGCTCGCGCTGGCTGCATGTGACGGGCATCACGCCGGCCCTCTCCGAGAGCTGCCGGGACACAGTGGCCGCGTCCATCGAGCTGGCGCGCGATTCGGGCCTGGCCGTCTCGTTTGACCCGAACCTGCGGCTCAAGCTCTGGACGGCCGAGCAGGCCCGTGAGACGATGACGCCACTGGTGCAGCGGTCGACGGTGCTGCTGGGCGGCTCCGAGGAGATGGCGCTCATCTTCGGGACGGCGACGCCGGACGCGGCGGCGGACTGGGCGCTCAGGCAGGGTGTGGAGATCGCCGCGATCAAGCTCGGGGCTGACGGCGCGCTGGTGGCAACGGCCGACGAGCGCCGGACCGTCCCGCCGTTCAGCATCCCGCACGTGGTGGATACGGTCGGCGCCGGCGACGGCTTCGACGCGGGGTTCATCGCCGGGCGGCTGCTCGGGCGCGATCCGTGGGCGGCGGCGGTGCTGGGGAACGTGGTCGGGGCGCACGCCCTGATGGTCGAAGGGGACTTCGAGGGCTACCCGACGATGGCCGAGGCCGAGGCGTTTATCGCCGGGCGGGCCAGAGTCGCGCGGTAACGCGTGCGTCTGTGGCCGCGGCGCGCCAGTTCTCCGAGAAGCGTGGTCGGGGGTGAGGGCCTCGAACGCCGACGTGCGGAATATGTGGATATTTCGTGAAACGCCATCAACCCCTGACCCACAAGTGTATCTGCCAGATCGAGAGCGGAAACACCCGGGATGACACCGGGGCGACAGTTTGCGGCCCACCATGCGTGGCACCATGACGGTGACGCGGCGGTGGCGTCGAGATGAGCGAGGCAGCATGAGCGAGCAGTGGCGACTGGTCTTTCTGGGCGGCGGGCAGATGGCCGAGGCGATTGCCCGGGGCGTCATCGCGGCCGGGCTGCTGAAGCCCGAGCAGATCGCCGCGTCTGAGGTGCGGGCGGCTCGGCGCGAGTACCTCCAGAATCAGGTGGGGATTCAGGCGGTGGCGAGCAACGCCGAGGCGGTGGCCCTGGGCGACGTGATCCTGCTGGCGGTGAAGCCGCAGGATACGGCGACGGTGCTGGCGGATATCGGCGGGCTGGTGACGCCATCGCAGGTGGTGGTGTCCATCGCCGCGGGCGTGCCGCTGAAGAAGCTCGAAGCGCCGTTCACACGGCCTGTTCCCGTGGTGCGGGTGATGCCGAACACGCCGTGCCTGGTGGGCGCGGGGATGGCGGCCATCGCACGCGGGACGCACGCCTCGGCGGACGACGAGGCCAGGGTGTTGAGCATCTTCAACGCGACCGGCAAGGCGGTCAGCGTGGCCGAGAAAGACCTGGACGCCGTGACGGGGCTGTCCGGGAGCGGGCCGGGCTACGTGGCGGTGATCGTCGAGGCGATGATCGACGGCGGCGTGCGGGCCGGGCTGGCGCGGGACATCGCCACGACGCTGGCCGTGCAGAC
This window harbors:
- the proC gene encoding pyrroline-5-carboxylate reductase yields the protein MSEQWRLVFLGGGQMAEAIARGVIAAGLLKPEQIAASEVRAARREYLQNQVGIQAVASNAEAVALGDVILLAVKPQDTATVLADIGGLVTPSQVVVSIAAGVPLKKLEAPFTRPVPVVRVMPNTPCLVGAGMAAIARGTHASADDEARVLSIFNATGKAVSVAEKDLDAVTGLSGSGPGYVAVIVEAMIDGGVRAGLARDIATTLAVQTVLGSAQMLSQTGEHPARLKDMVTSPGGTTIAGVHALEQGGLRAAMIDAIVAATDRSRELGS
- a CDS encoding glycosyltransferase family 39 protein; the encoded protein is MRLWRVDLAPLRYDDVDVLSRARDVLWHGPALTGPMTSWGVPDPPGSVYLLLPAALAASSASAGVVLVGLLNVLAVALTYLLTRRFLGPGVALAAGLLFAANPWAVYYSRRSWAEIVPLFTIVALWAAYEVVVQRRARWAVAFFVALAVQVQIRILSLIYGPAALLTLLLWPWRWGVRWPAAGILLGTLLTVPYLSWVGLHWAEVSARLEDGNRGVGLAPRNGAIELVLWSASGFGLLPAVSDIAPWLNPFGQAGRVVLLLVGALLAAGLGMAITAAARRTPGWEARLLPAIWLVLPSLTLIGQSSSVYLHYLVALSPAVFMVMALPLGWLLQGPRRPLAGLGGLLLASLLAYQLTATGLVYRLMEAYEIDEPPTAPPALRVAAVDVPREASELLGTGERYGVEPPIRYWQALADRAIAAAGAAGAPQVWVLAGETDPLTAEAPAVLDYLLRPHVEPRFLPADTLLFRMLRPTVVVELPDLDPIESMERFGERKATVLAPSRNNREGVARARITLVPDRGPQGWASLAPSRLLARFDGPVQFFGYRAEKTVRAGSDLPVTLFWWLTSQSTIPGPVPTLRLVDANGRIFPSESPTRPLPAVEEGDWVVIRREQLAVPSRTPPGQYTLDVVLSTEAGQPIRRADQPAATLPLTTVQVTAR
- a CDS encoding sugar kinase gives rise to the protein MPDVVTFGETMALFTPRETGPLRYVPEFRLKMGGTESNLAIALARLGISVGWFSRLGDDELGRFIVHNVRGEGVDASRVIVDPDAPTALYLKEISAVGDTTVYYYRRGSAASRMQPSDLDTAYITGSRWLHVTGITPALSESCRDTVAASIELARDSGLAVSFDPNLRLKLWTAEQARETMTPLVQRSTVLLGGSEEMALIFGTATPDAAADWALRQGVEIAAIKLGADGALVATADERRTVPPFSIPHVVDTVGAGDGFDAGFIAGRLLGRDPWAAAVLGNVVGAHALMVEGDFEGYPTMAEAEAFIAGRARVAR